Within bacterium, the genomic segment CGGCAGCGGGCGATTCCCAGCATCCTCTTCACCGATAAAAAGAGCGCCCCCGCCCGGAGCTGGGCCACCCACTGTCTCCCCATCCAGACCGACAACATCACCTTCAGCAATTCCCTGGGAGCGGTGGTGACGGTCATCAATGCCATCATCACCGAACTCAATTTCAGGGACAAGGAGCGCACCTTGACGGCACTCGGGATCATCGAGGAGAGCATCCGCGACGATCGCTACTTTGTTACAAACCCCTGACGATTGGCCCGGTGCGGGTTCAATCCTTTGCATGGAATCTGATGCCCATGAACCAACAAAATCTGCTGGATCTTTTTCTGGAACTGGTCCGGATCGACGCCGTCTCCCTCCAGGAGCGCCCGGTCGCTGAATTCCTCCGGAAACGGCTTGCCGCCCGGGGCGTCGAGGTGCTCGAGGATGACGCGGCGCAAAAACTCAACGGCACCTGCGGCAACCTCATCATCCATCTGCCCGGCTCCCCCTCCGCCACGGAGCCTTTGCTCCTGCTCGCCCATATGGACACGGTCCATTCCACCGCCGGGGTCCAACCGGTCCTGAAAGAGGAGGTCCTCTGGTCGGATGGCACGACCATTCTCGGGGTGGATAACCGCGCCGGGTTAACCTTGCTCCTGGCCCTCATCGAGGAGCTACTCGAGCACAAGCCGCGCCACCGCAGTCTGGAGATCGTTTTCACGGTTGCCGAGGAGTTGGGAATGCTCGGGGCGATGGCCCTCGATTTTTCCCGGCTCAGGGCGCGCGAGGGTTTTGTCTTCGACTGCACCGCCCGGCCCGGGGGATATGTCGCCTCCACCCCCACCGCCTATGATTTTAAAATTGCCATCACCGGCAAACCTGCCCATTCAGCCGTCGCGCCGGAGACTGGCATCAACGCCCTTTCCATGGCGACCCATATCATGAGCGGATTTCCGGTGGGCCGGGTGAATGAACACTCCGTGGCTAACTTTGGCACCATTCATGGCGGCACAGCGGACAACGTCGTGCCCGACCAGGTGGCACTGACCGGTGAGTTCCGTTCCTTTCGCAATGAGGAAATCATCGCCTTGCGCGAGCGGCTGACCGCCCTGTGCCGGGAGGCCGAAATCCGCTGGGGCGGCCGCTGCGAACCTTCATTTCTCTTCAGCTTCCAGGGCTTTCAGTTCAGCACCGGCATGCCGCTCGTACAGCGCCTTCACCGCGCCTACCGTCAGGCCGGAGTGGCCCCTGAGCCCATGATCTATTACGGCGGCAGCGATGCCAACGTCTTCAACCAGCACGGAATCCAGATCATCAATGCCGGCATCGGTGCCCAGAATCCCCACTCCAGGGATGAGCATATCCGTCTAGCGGACCTGATGACCGGCTTTGAAATCCTGATGCACCTGATCGAAACGGAGTAAAACCGCAATGAAACGACACGTAGCCCTGCTGGCCCTGGTCCTGCTCGCCGGCACAGCCCCTGGCGGAGAAAAGCAGCACAAGGGGTATTTGATGATCATTGGCGGGGGTGACAAACCGATGGATGCCATGCAGGAATTCGTCAACCTCAGTCATGGCAAGCCGATCCTGATCATCACCTCGGCCAGCAGCGATCTCGAGTATGGCCAGTTCACCGCCGGCCAGCTCAAGGAATGCGGTGCGGTGAGGGTCGATCTCCGCCATATCGTCGCGCCGGAGGTCGCCAATTCGGACTCGATCGTCGCCCTCATCGGTGCCGCCGGCGGGGTCTTTTTCACCGGCGGGGACCAGGACCGGCTGATGAACCGCATCGGTCATACACGCACGGAGGAGGCCCTCGACCGGCTCTACTACGAACGCGGCGGGGTCATCGGCGGCACCAGCGCCGGTGCGGCGGCAATG encodes:
- a CDS encoding M20/M25/M40 family metallo-hydrolase, coding for MNQQNLLDLFLELVRIDAVSLQERPVAEFLRKRLAARGVEVLEDDAAQKLNGTCGNLIIHLPGSPSATEPLLLLAHMDTVHSTAGVQPVLKEEVLWSDGTTILGVDNRAGLTLLLALIEELLEHKPRHRSLEIVFTVAEELGMLGAMALDFSRLRAREGFVFDCTARPGGYVASTPTAYDFKIAITGKPAHSAVAPETGINALSMATHIMSGFPVGRVNEHSVANFGTIHGGTADNVVPDQVALTGEFRSFRNEEIIALRERLTALCREAEIRWGGRCEPSFLFSFQGFQFSTGMPLVQRLHRAYRQAGVAPEPMIYYGGSDANVFNQHGIQIINAGIGAQNPHSRDEHIRLADLMTGFEILMHLIETE
- a CDS encoding cyanophycinase codes for the protein MKRHVALLALVLLAGTAPGGEKQHKGYLMIIGGGDKPMDAMQEFVNLSHGKPILIITSASSDLEYGQFTAGQLKECGAVRVDLRHIVAPEVANSDSIVALIGAAGGVFFTGGDQDRLMNRIGHTRTEEALDRLYYERGGVIGGTSAGAAAMSEVMITGNELVNKDSTNIFHSIQAKNVETKRGFGFVKNAIIDQHFMMRKRHNRLIGVVLEHPELPGIGIDEEGAILVYPDGRFRVFGLDAVIVYDARKAKNIRVSDQGLLGGRNIKVDLLLPGDVYRIR